The genomic window ACAACCGATGAGCGGCGGGAAGGTAACCAGCCTTTTCAGAATAAACGCAGCGCTCACTTTTCCGGACCTGCTGCCTCCTTTTACCGCGGCAATGATGCCGAGGGTGGAAAGTGCCAGAAACATCGTTTGATCACAAATAATGGCTATGCTTAAAAGGCTTTCGCCATAAAATGCGGCAACGAGCGGAAAACCGATGAAAGAAGTATTGCTGTAGCCGCTTACGAGTTCCATCGTGCTTCTCGACCGCCTGGAGTAACCTTTGCGCCTGCTGTACAACATCATAAAGAAAAAGCAGAATACTGAGATCAGAAAGGTGGCTGCTATCGGAAAAAGCATTTCAGTTGTCCATTGCACCTTTGGCAGATATTTGAATGAAACGGCCGGAAGCGCAAGATACAGGATCCAGGTATTGATACCCTTATGTGCATCGGGGTGGATGGATTTTGTTGCCTTGAACACCATTCCCGCGATAATGCATACTGCAATGAGAACAAAATTGACCATACTTCAGAAATCTACAGCAAAGGTACGGCTGAAATTTTATTTTTTTAAGTTTTGGATCAAAGTTTCCTCCGTTCTTCAGCGATAAATACCATGAGTTTCAGAATAACCGCTATTAAAATAACCACTAACATAGACGGAAAAAACTAAGCAGCCGAAGAAAAAAACTTTGCTGCACAATTTTCTCTTTTGTGCCTGACAATTTCCAGATCGACGGAAAGCGGGCTCCCAGATTTCCATATTTTTCGTGGTTGCGGGTAATAAAAAATGTATTGACGTTCTTTATTTTCCCTGTCCCGTCAGCGTAGAAACTAAAACTTTCTTTTCGTTCGGAAAAAGGATATACCGTAACCTTCCTATCTGTATGCCTTGTTACGATGATGTTATCGCGGGTATCGATGCCCAGGTGAAAAGGTTTTCCCGATGTATCATTTACCCTGAAAGATTCTATAAAGTTTCCTGTTTTGTCATATTTCTGAATGATTGCAAAGAAACTGTCTGCGATGTAAACATTCTCCTTCGTATCAACAACAAATCCAGTCAAGGCATTGATCGGTAATTCAACGTTTATTTTGGAGTTGCTCCTAGCGACAATCATTCCTAATATGAAAACAAGGAAGAATAAGGCAAACAGGAAATCGGAAATCTTCTTTATTATTTTCATATACGAATCCATATTATTCATTCATCGTATCCCAAAGACTCATTACCTCTAGTTTTTCCAAATGCTTTGAAAGGGTAATCTTTTTAGAGGCACCGGGAAGAAGATCAAAGAAGCTATCGCTAAAATGAGTATCTCCGAGCAGGTAAACGTCTTTTGCCAGGACATCTGTGGAGATTTCGATTTCAGTAGGTGAAATTTTTTTGATTCTGATATTGGGTTTTGTTAATTTTAAATCTTTTGGTTTTGCAAAGAAATGGTTGCTTTCGGCAATTACCTTTTCATCTTTGCCTCTTAAAATTACGTGTAAAAACAGTTCATTTTTATCAGCATTACCCACCAGTTCGGCGATAGACATCGGATCGAACTTCACAACTTCTTCCAAATTCTTTTTCTGATTTGGAACTATCGTGCGAATATTTTCACCTTTAAAATTATTCACTTCAAGCTCTAAGCTTACCTCTTTACTTTTACCCAACCCGTCATTAATTCCGTAAAAATTCAGCATTCCATCTTTTTCTTCTACTAAAATCGCCTGATTTTCAAAACTTCTTTTCACTTGATAATGTAAGGCTTTCCAGTTTCCAAGATAATCGATGGATGACCATGAAACGACCGGCCAGCAATCGTTCAGCTGCCAATACAGCGTTCCCATATTGTACGGTCTGGCACGGCGGTGTGCTTCAATGGCAATCTGCATTCCTCTTGCCTGAAGCAGCTGGGAAATATAGTTGTATTTCACAAAGTCTTTGAGCACAACATAATCGCGTTTCATGTAATTGTCTATAATTTCCCAACCTCTCGAATGCTTTTCATGGGCTTTGATAATTCCGTTCTGTAAACTGAGCTCCGGTTTTACTGAGAACATTGATTTTGTTGTTTCCAGCGTCGGCATTCCCTGGAAGCCGTATTCCGAAGCAAAACGCGGTACTTTTTCGTTATAGATTTCGAACGGCTGTTCTCCCCACCAAACGCCCCAGTAATGGGAATCGCCTTCGGTCAGGCTTTCTTTATGTCCCCAGCCGATCGACGGGGAACTCGGCCAATAGATCTGTTTATCGGCCGTTGCATATTTCCTGATGGCGTCCGGAATCACCTGATGAAAAATAGTTTTATAATCTTTCCAGACCTGCAAAGAATCGTTTTTAGAATATTTGAACTGCTTCTGGTAACCCCAATTGACGATGGCTTCATCGATTTCATTGTTTCCGCACCATAAAGCCAGAGATGCATGGTTCTGCAATCTTTCAATCTGATCTTTGACTTCCGATTCTATATTTTTCTGAAAAGCATCATCCGCCGGATAGAAACTTCCTGCAAACATGAAATCCTGCCATACCAGAATCCCGTTTTCGTCGCAGGCTCTGTAGAATTCATCGTCTTCGTAAATCCCGCCGCCCCAGACGCGGATCATATTCATATTCGCCTCTTTACAGTCTTTTATCAGTTTTTGATATTTCTCTTTAGTCATCCGAGGTGAAAAGCTGTCGCCGGGAATCCAGTTGGTTCCTTTAGCATACATCGGCTGCCCGTTGACTTTAAAATAGAATGATTTTCCTTTCGCATCTTTTTCCTGAATCAACTCAACCGTTCTCAATCCGATCCGTTCCGTTTTTTCAGCGATGAGCTGTGATTCTTTCTGTAAGGTAATTTTAAGATCGTATAGATTTGGATTCCCCCACCCGTTCGGCTGCCAGAGTTTAGGATTCGGGATCTGATACGGAACGGAAACAGCATTGCTTCCCGGTTTCAGGGTAACTTCCTGGTTTTTCCCGTTAATCAGAAGGCTGTATTTCCCTGGTTTTTCAGCAAAAATTTCAGCGTTCACCTGCAGATCCGCCTGTTTTCCGGTTATGGATTTCTGTTCTACTTTTATATTTTCAACTTTTGCCTGGTCCCAGAAGTTAAGTTTCACGTCTTTCCAGATTCCTGCGGTCACCAATCTTGGTCCCCAGTCCCATCCGAACTGGTATTGTGCTTTTCTTACAAAGCTTCTCGGTGATTCCGGCATTGCGAAAGGAATTTTCTGGGCTAATTCTTTTCCAGCCGTTACGGCCGATTTAAATCTGACCTGTAAGATGTTCTCACCGCTTTTCATGTAATCTTTTGCCGGGATTGTCCATGTCCTGAACATATTATCCGTATTTTTCAGCAATTTACCATTCAGATATACCTCCGAAAAAGTATCCAGCCCCAGGAATATTAAATCTATATTCTGATGCTGAAGTTCTGCATTAGACAGATTGAACTTCGTCTGATATTCCCAGTCCTCGTTTTCCACCCACTGCACTTTCTTTTCGTTTTCGTCTTTGTAAGGATCAGGAATGACGTTATTGTTCATCAGATCCAGATGAACCGTCCCTGGGACTTTGGCTGCCAACCAGGTGTTTTCTTTGGTATTCTTAAACTGCCATTTTTCAGCGGATAAAGAACGTTCTGAAACCTGCCCATGGATCAGCAGCTGGATAAAGAGAAAGGAAAAAAGTAAAGTTTTCTTCATTATAAATTGTTTGAATGGCACTATTATCAGTTACAGAAACGTGTGTGGCTTCTTAAACCACAAAAGTCACAAAAGCTTTTTTAGACACATGAGAAACATGAGATGTAAAGATAAATTTTTACGCACATTTTAGAGCACATAAGAAGAAAATCAAAGATTTTCATTAATATTATGTTCAACTTCTGTCGATGGTTAAGGCATTTATTCTTTTGAAAAAATAAAATCAGAGAATCATTAATCCATAAAAGTTTATTTACTTTTTAAAGCCATTACCTCTTCTGCACTGGCATAAGCACCGCCGTCTGTAATAGCAGATGAATGGAAATATTGGGCTTTTGTATATTGCCTGATTTCTTCTATATTGCTTGAGCGAAGGCCGCCGCCCACGAGGATTTCGATTCTGCTGGCTGATAATTCCACCAGCTTTTTCAGGTTTTCTTTTCCTTCCGAGACGTTGGCTTCCTGGCCGGACGTGAGAATGGTTTTGAATCCACAGTCGATTACTTTTTCCAATGAAGTTTCGAGGTCCTTCGCTCTGTCAAATGCGCGGTGAAAGGTACACGGATAAGGTTCTGCCAGTTTTACCAACTCTCTATTCTGCTCAACATTTACCTCATCGTTCTCATCTAAAATTCCGAAAACAAAGCCGTCGACATTTAAAGATTTTAATTGAATTAAATCCGATTTCATCTTTTCAAATTCTTCGTTCGAATACGTAAAATCTCCACCGCGCGGACGGATCATTACAAACATTGGAATCGTGATTCTTTCATGCAGCTGTTTTACCGTTTCAAAATCCGGCGTCGTTCCGCCTTCGCTCAGTCCGTCGCACAACTCGATGCGGTCGGCTCCGTTTTCAAAGGCGGTAATTGCGGATTCAGGGTTGAAGCAGGCTATTTCTATTTTTGACATGGAATGGTTTACAATTTAAGGTTCAAAATTCAAAGTTTATTTCAAAGCGAAGCCGGGTTTTTCCAGACGGTTTCCTTTCTGGTCGTGCACGGCGAAGCTGAATCCGTCCTGGATGCAGTAGGAGCCGTATTCCCCTTTTTTGTTAAGGGCAATAAAGCCTACCTGGATGTCCTTCAGGTTTTTATTTCTTCTTTTGGTAATCTGTACAATCCGTTCCACCGCTTCTCTGCAGGCCTGTTCCGGCGTTTTACCCTGCCGCATCAGCTCTACTACCAAATGGGTTCCCACCATCCTGATGACTTCTTCGCCGTGGCCGGTTGCCGTAGCGGCACCCACTTCATTATCGACAAACAGACCAGCTCCGATAATCGGGGAATCACCTACCCTGCCGTGCATCTTAAAAGCCATTCCGCTCGTGGTACAGGCTCCGGAAAGATTTCCCTGCGCATCCAGGGCGATCATCCCGATGGTATCATGGTTTTCGATGTTAACGATAGGCCTATATTTACTGTCCTTCAGCCATTCTTTCCATTCTTTTTCAGATTCGGGAGTTAAAAGATTTTCTTTCTTAAATCCCTGAGAAACGGCAA from Chryseobacterium sp. SORGH_AS_0447 includes these protein-coding regions:
- a CDS encoding isoaspartyl peptidase/L-asparaginase family protein, whose amino-acid sequence is MSSRRKFIKNTAIASSALLLNPLDLIAKDVPVSNSRTINKPIVLSTWDFGLRANEEAWKILGKGGRALDSVEKGVRLVEDDPTERSVGYGGRPDRDGRVTLDACIMDENYNIGSVACLENIKNPISVARAVMEKTPHVMLVGNGALQFAVSQGFKKENLLTPESEKEWKEWLKDSKYRPIVNIENHDTIGMIALDAQGNLSGACTTSGMAFKMHGRVGDSPIIGAGLFVDNEVGAATATGHGEEVIRMVGTHLVVELMRQGKTPEQACREAVERIVQITKRRNKNLKDIQVGFIALNKKGEYGSYCIQDGFSFAVHDQKGNRLEKPGFALK
- a CDS encoding copper homeostasis protein CutC, with protein sequence MSKIEIACFNPESAITAFENGADRIELCDGLSEGGTTPDFETVKQLHERITIPMFVMIRPRGGDFTYSNEEFEKMKSDLIQLKSLNVDGFVFGILDENDEVNVEQNRELVKLAEPYPCTFHRAFDRAKDLETSLEKVIDCGFKTILTSGQEANVSEGKENLKKLVELSASRIEILVGGGLRSSNIEEIRQYTKAQYFHSSAITDGGAYASAEEVMALKSK
- a CDS encoding AEC family transporter; amino-acid sequence: MVNFVLIAVCIIAGMVFKATKSIHPDAHKGINTWILYLALPAVSFKYLPKVQWTTEMLFPIAATFLISVFCFFFMMLYSRRKGYSRRSRSTMELVSGYSNTSFIGFPLVAAFYGESLLSIAIICDQTMFLALSTLGIIAAVKGGSRSGKVSAAFILKRLVTFPPLIGCITALVLSRFIDFSSAEPFFDKLAATVSPLALFSVGLQLKFNGWKKLIPQMSVSMLYKLILAPALVLGLALLAGIKGDVAKITVFEAAMPTVVTSSIIAEQFRLNTKLTNLTIGFSIIVGLFTSAIWYQLTEFFF
- a CDS encoding glycoside hydrolase family 2 protein → MKKTLLFSFLFIQLLIHGQVSERSLSAEKWQFKNTKENTWLAAKVPGTVHLDLMNNNVIPDPYKDENEKKVQWVENEDWEYQTKFNLSNAELQHQNIDLIFLGLDTFSEVYLNGKLLKNTDNMFRTWTIPAKDYMKSGENILQVRFKSAVTAGKELAQKIPFAMPESPRSFVRKAQYQFGWDWGPRLVTAGIWKDVKLNFWDQAKVENIKVEQKSITGKQADLQVNAEIFAEKPGKYSLLINGKNQEVTLKPGSNAVSVPYQIPNPKLWQPNGWGNPNLYDLKITLQKESQLIAEKTERIGLRTVELIQEKDAKGKSFYFKVNGQPMYAKGTNWIPGDSFSPRMTKEKYQKLIKDCKEANMNMIRVWGGGIYEDDEFYRACDENGILVWQDFMFAGSFYPADDAFQKNIESEVKDQIERLQNHASLALWCGNNEIDEAIVNWGYQKQFKYSKNDSLQVWKDYKTIFHQVIPDAIRKYATADKQIYWPSSPSIGWGHKESLTEGDSHYWGVWWGEQPFEIYNEKVPRFASEYGFQGMPTLETTKSMFSVKPELSLQNGIIKAHEKHSRGWEIIDNYMKRDYVVLKDFVKYNYISQLLQARGMQIAIEAHRRARPYNMGTLYWQLNDCWPVVSWSSIDYLGNWKALHYQVKRSFENQAILVEEKDGMLNFYGINDGLGKSKEVSLELEVNNFKGENIRTIVPNQKKNLEEVVKFDPMSIAELVGNADKNELFLHVILRGKDEKVIAESNHFFAKPKDLKLTKPNIRIKKISPTEIEISTDVLAKDVYLLGDTHFSDSFFDLLPGASKKITLSKHLEKLEVMSLWDTMNE